In Quercus robur chromosome 10, dhQueRobu3.1, whole genome shotgun sequence, a genomic segment contains:
- the LOC126704469 gene encoding 2-alkenal reductase (NADP(+)-dependent)-like gives MMKVGDEVSNKQVIFRDYVIGSPKESDMYLTTGTIKLKVPEGSNAVLVKNLYLSCDPTMQFDMRKAMGPSRNPYYTPGSQVFGYGVAKVLDSGHPELKAWDLVWGITRWEEYSLLTKTTDNLIKIQHTDVPLSYYTGILGMPGMTAYAGFYEVGTPKKGEYVFVSAASGAVGQLIGQFAKLEGCYVVGSAGSKEKVDLLKNKLGFDEAFNYKEEHDLNAALKRYFPEGIDVYFEHVGGKMLDAVLLNMRHHGRIAVCGMISQYNLEEPEGIKNLLHIGFKWIQMKGYTHRNYYHLYPKFLDLVLPYIREKKMVYVEDIVEGLESGPAALVGLFSGRNFGNK, from the exons ATGATGAAGGTTGGAGATGAAGTGAGCAACAAACAAGTGATATTCAGAGACTATGTCATTGGTTCTCCTAAAGAATCAGACATGTACCTGACCACTGGGACCATTAAGTTAAAGGTTCCTGAAGGTTCAAATGCAGTTTTGGTGAAGAACCTCTATTTGTCCTGTGATCCTACCATGCAATTCGATATGAGGAAAGCTATGGGTCCCTCCAGAAATCCTTACTACACCCCTGGCTCC CAAGTTTTCGGATATGGTGTGGCGAAAGTATTGGATTCTGGGCATCCAGAATTAAAGGCATGGGACTTGGTTTGGGGGATCACAAGATGGGAAGAGTACAGTCTACTCACTAAAACAACtgataatctcattaaaatccaGCATACTGATGTACCTCTTTCTTATTATACTGGAATTCTCG GTATGCCGGGTATGACTGCATATGCTGGTTTCTATGAGGTTGGGACACCTAAGAAAGGAGAATATGTATTTGTTTCAGCAGCTTCTGGTGCAGTTGGCCAGCTTATTGGACAGTTCGCAAAGTTGGAGGGTTGTTATGTGGTTGGAAGTGCTGGAAGTAAAGAAAAG GTTGATCTATTGAAGAATAAGCTTGGGTTCGATGAAGCTTTCAATTACAAAGAAGAGCATGACTTGAACGCAGCTTTGAAAAG GTATTTCCCTGAAGGCATTGATGTTTACTTTGAGCATGTTGGGGGCAAAATGCTTGATGCTGTGCTCCTCAACATGAGACACCATGGTCGCATTGCTGTGTGCGGAATGATCTCACAATACAATCTTGAGGAGCCTGAAGGAATCAAAAATTTGTTGCATATCGGATTCAAGTGGATCCAAATGAAAGGATATACACATCGCAATTATTATCACCTATACCCCAAGTTCTTAGACCTTGTGCTGCCTTACATTAGAGAAAAGAAGATGGTGTATGTGGAAGACATAGTTGAAGGCCTTGAGAGTGGTCCAGCGGCCCTTGTTGGACTTTTTAGTGGTCGTAACTTTGGAAACAAGTAG
- the LOC126704466 gene encoding 2-alkenal reductase (NADP(+)-dependent)-like, with protein MASVVGEEVSNKQVIFKDYFTGFPKESDMYLTTSTIKLKVPEGSNGVLLKNLYLSCDPVMRILMQRVVPNGFSNYTPGSPINGYGVAKVLDSGHPDFKAGDLVWGSARWEEYSLITATEGLRKITHSDVPLSYYTGLLGMPGMTAYAGFHEVCSPKKGEYVFVSAASGAVGQLVGQFAKLLGCYVVGSAGSKEKVDLLKNKFGFDDAFNYKEEHDLDAALKRYFPEGIDIYFENVGGETLDAVLLNMRVHGRIAVCGMISQYNLDQPEGIKNLMCLIYKRIHMTGFTVRDYYHLYPKFLDTVLPYIKEGKIAYVEDIAEGLESGPAALVGLFSGRNIGKQVVVIARE; from the exons ATGGCGAGTGTTGTTGGAGAGGAAGTGAGCAACAAGCAAGTGATATTCAAGGACTATTTCACTGGTTTTCCCAAGGAATCAGACATGTACTTGACCACAAGTACCATAAAATTGAAGGTTCCAGAGGGTTCCAATGGTGTTCTTTTGAAGAATCTCTACTTGTCCTGTGACCCTGTCATGCGTATCCTGATGCAACGAGTTGTTCCTAATGGATTCTCCAATTACACCCCTGGTTCT CCGATAAATGGGTATGGAGTGGCTAAAGTTTTGGATTCTGGGCATCCAGACTTCAAGGCAGGTGACTTAGTTTGGGGGTCTGCTAGATGGGAAGAGTATAGCCTAATCACAGCAACCGAAGGCCTCAGAAAGATCACTCACAGTGATGTACCCCTTTCCTACTATACAGGACTTCTTG gtATGCCTGGTATGACCGCCTATGCTGGTTTCCATGAAGTTTGTTCCCCTAAGAAAGGAGAATATGTCTTCGTTTCAGCCGCATCCGGTGCTGTTGGCCAGCTTGTTGGACAATTTGCAAAATTGTTGGGTTGTTATGTAGTTGGAAGTGCTGGAAGTAAAGAAAAG GTTGATCTATTGAAAAATAAGTTTGGATTTGATGATGCTTTCAATTATAAGGAAGAGCATGACTTGGATGCTGCTTTGAAAAG GTATTTCCCAGAGGGCATTGATATTTACTTTGAGAATGTTGGGGGTGAAACACTTGATGCAGTGCTCCTAAACATGAGAGTCCATGGTCGCATTGCTGTATGTGGGATGATCTCACAGTATAATCTTGATCAACCAGAAGgcataaaaaatttgatgtgtCTCATATACAAACGCATCCATATGACAGGATTTACAGTTCGCGATTACTATCACCTTTATCCCAAGTTCTTAGACACTGTGCTGCCTTACATCAAAGAGGGGAAGATAGCATACGTAGAAGACATAGCTGAAGGCCTTGAGAGTGGTCCAGCTGCCTTGGTTGGACTCTTTAGTGGTCGCAACATCGGAAAACAAGTAGTTGTAATTGCTCGTGAATAA
- the LOC126702911 gene encoding uncharacterized protein LOC126702911: MGLPEDSKLRESLTKRPLEDMRQLMRRIEEYKRLEDDRLQSRRKAPLIGRSRQGVLPTKPKKDFRMQEPEVHIEGVNVAFKEPVHKILERIKNESFFRWPNKMGGDPSRRNQNLYCTYYRDKGHTTEQCRVLKDHLGQLVKAGYLKEFIADATHQKAERGVQQKRNPLLPPLGVIEVIHVAPKGTAATKRVLTVACTGGGSAEKKKKVGQLNISFGEDDLEGTVQPHDDALVVTARIGEFLVKRVMIDQGNGADVMYPDLFEGLGLRTQDLAKYDTPLVSFDGRVVIPEGQISLPVDMEGKGVIVTFIVVRSFSPYTAILGRPWIHAMEAVPSTLHMKVKFPTEHGIAEVRGNQQVARQCLITAATWKSEQPGQVE, encoded by the coding sequence atggggctccccgaagacTCTAAGTTACGGGAGTCGTTGACGAAAAGACCCctcgaggatatgaggcaatTGATGAggcgcatagaggagtacaaacgcctggaggacgACCGGCTGCAGAGTAGGAGGAAAGCCCCATTAATTGGGAGATCTCGGCAAGGCGTTTTGCcgacaaaaccaaagaaagacTTCAGAATGCAAGAACCAGAGGTACATATCGAAGGGGTAAATGTGGCATTTAAGGAGCCCGTACACAAAATCTTGGAGCGGATCAAGAACGAGTCATTTTTCAGatggccaaacaaaatggggggcgacccatctcggaggaaccaaaacctgTATTGCACCTActacagagacaaggggcacaccaccgagcagtgtcggGTACTAAAGGATCACCTCGGGCAGCTGGTAAAGGCAGGGTACCTGAAAGAGTTCATTGCAGACGCCACTCACCAAAAAGCCGAACGGGGCGTCCAACAAAAAAGGAACCCCCTCCTGCCTCCACTGGGGGTAATCGAAGTCATCCACGTTGCACCAAAAGGAACAGCAGCAACAAAAAGGGTATTGACAGTGGCTTGCACGGGAGGAGGATCagccgagaagaagaagaaagttggaCAGCTTAACATATCGTTCGGGGAAGACGATTTGGAGGGAACGGTCCAACCACatgacgacgctttggtggtcacGGCCCGGATAGGCGAgttcctggtgaagagggtaaTGATTGATCAGGGGaacggggctgacgtcatgtacccagacctcttcgaagggctcggattAAGGACCCAagatttggcgaagtatgacacgccGCTGGTCTCATTTGATGGGAGAGTCGTAATTCCCGAGGGACAAATCTCTCTCCCGGTGGATATGGAAGGCAAGGGGGTTATAGTTACCTttatagtagtccgatcattctcGCCGTACACCGCAATcttggggaggccgtggattcacgccatggagGCTGTCCCATCCACCCTCCACATGAAAGTTAAATTTCCTACCGAGCATGGAATTGCCGAGGTGAGGGGGAACCAACAAGTGGCGAGGCAGTGCCTTATCACCGCTGCCACATGGAAAAGTGAACAACCCGGACAAGTTGAGTAG